A window of Pirellula sp. SH-Sr6A contains these coding sequences:
- a CDS encoding recombinase family protein: MNRKKPEEDRRIVRCAIYTRKSTEERLDLELNSLDAQREAAESFIASQKSEGWVCLPKRYDDGGFSGGNLDRPAYNELMKDVEAGGIDCVIVYKADRLSRSLFDFAQTMRAFDAYGVSFVSVTQQFNTTNSMGRLTLNILLSFAQFEREIISERISDKIALQRQRGLWCGGQPVLGYDVDRSSTSPKLVINAKEAEMVRTIFDLYLKLGSLLPVVQKLSELGWSNKTWLTRQGRMKGGRPFDKCSLHALLTNQIYIGMIRHKDQVYDGQHEPLIDTALFQRVQAQLKEHGKGLGNRLTNRHNALLKGLLYCPNCGYSMVHCPTKKKSKIYRYYVCQTSIKRGRELCQTGSISAPAIENAVIEEIKCLVTDEGLRREIFEQSERLRQSKIQRQEIQLRQSKMQRSRDQAELQRMSTEGEFGDLNEVRRQELVNRIAQTNARLSELESELERLMDSRFERTDVEEAITDFDRLWGLMKARERHELLGLLISKVEYDRTDGTLSIDYHPTAISALLENVEEVA, translated from the coding sequence ATGAATCGTAAAAAACCAGAAGAGGATCGGCGAATCGTTCGCTGCGCGATCTACACACGCAAATCGACCGAAGAGCGATTGGACCTTGAACTCAACTCGCTCGACGCCCAGCGCGAAGCAGCCGAGTCGTTCATTGCGAGTCAGAAATCCGAAGGCTGGGTCTGTTTGCCCAAACGCTATGACGACGGAGGCTTTTCTGGCGGAAACCTCGATCGACCTGCGTACAATGAATTGATGAAGGATGTCGAGGCGGGGGGAATCGACTGTGTCATCGTCTACAAAGCCGACCGATTAAGTCGCTCGCTATTCGACTTCGCGCAGACCATGAGAGCATTCGATGCCTATGGAGTATCCTTTGTTTCGGTAACTCAGCAGTTCAATACGACCAATTCGATGGGGCGTCTCACGCTGAACATTCTCCTGTCGTTCGCACAGTTCGAACGCGAGATCATTAGCGAACGTATCAGTGACAAAATCGCACTGCAACGACAGAGGGGCCTGTGGTGTGGAGGGCAGCCCGTGTTGGGTTACGACGTCGATCGATCCTCGACGAGCCCCAAGCTGGTGATCAATGCAAAGGAAGCCGAAATGGTTCGTACCATCTTCGATTTGTATTTGAAGCTGGGCTCTCTTCTTCCCGTGGTCCAAAAGCTCAGTGAGCTTGGTTGGAGCAACAAAACCTGGCTCACTCGACAAGGGAGAATGAAGGGGGGGCGTCCATTCGACAAATGCTCGTTGCACGCCTTGCTCACCAACCAAATCTACATTGGAATGATTCGACACAAAGACCAAGTCTACGATGGTCAGCACGAGCCGTTGATCGATACGGCACTGTTCCAAAGGGTGCAAGCGCAGCTGAAGGAACATGGGAAAGGGTTAGGGAACCGACTTACAAACCGTCACAATGCGCTGCTCAAGGGACTTTTGTACTGTCCCAACTGTGGCTACTCGATGGTTCATTGTCCAACCAAGAAGAAGAGCAAGATTTATCGCTACTACGTTTGCCAGACATCGATCAAACGAGGGCGGGAGCTTTGCCAAACGGGTTCCATCTCCGCCCCAGCCATCGAGAACGCGGTTATCGAAGAAATCAAATGCCTCGTGACGGACGAGGGTTTGAGACGCGAAATCTTTGAACAATCGGAACGCCTGCGGCAGTCCAAGATCCAAAGGCAAGAGATCCAACTGCGTCAATCGAAGATGCAACGCTCGCGCGACCAGGCCGAACTGCAGCGTATGTCCACAGAGGGAGAGTTTGGCGATCTCAATGAAGTGCGCCGGCAAGAATTGGTCAACAGGATCGCCCAAACGAATGCTCGGTTGTCGGAATTGGAATCGGAGCTGGAGCGGCTGATGGACAGCAGGTTCGAGAGAACCGATGTGGAAGAAGCGATCACGGATTTTGATCGTCTCTGGGGACTGATGAAGGCCAGAGAGCGGCACGAGCTTCTTGGGTTACTGATCTCCAAAGTGGAGTACGATCGCACGGACGGAACACTCTCGATCGACTATCACCCAACGGCCATTTCCGCATTGTTAGAAAACGTGGAGGAGGTAGCCTGA
- a CDS encoding AIPR family protein: MNKQADLTFKDLQSEIKELSSRFNRFKDDDLFVLWFLRAYITETEEAAADAITGGSNDKGVDALLVDHAAQCVFVVQGKYRQALGSKSEPRSEVMAFLDLAAFLNSWPDNDCMAYLKTADEAVAERLREARNAVQKHGYDTRLFFVTTGKVSPTVRDDAMTQVRQVSKKARIEIIDSHRAMLLFRDYLDGVAPPIPSADLEMEAGAGIQVNGISQRFDHNTGVESWVFSMRGAAVAEIFEKSGLRLFARNIRGYMGEKTSVNQGMVATLESEPEKFFFYNNGITIVCDAAERKGAQGRDLLRVDNPQIINGQQTTRTLAAHAKLAEKASVLVKVIVVPRDNNQRDGFDGLISAIVAGTNWQNAIKQSDLMSNDRRQIEIERAFRKVGYMYLRKRQSKGETRRAIGRGQYRVITKEELAQAVAGCELDPTIIRSGREKLFSEQYYNTVFPNSDADFYLPKYWLMREVSWSSKGKPERAYAKWLVLNSLWTRIEPLLRGAHRLRSFRKICESQLRDGVVPLSKVIDLSFIEALRFFRDSRGSGESAIDVSAFFKSRKGLEKEFSKFIKAGPESRRKTFENALVAFKAAVDNFES, encoded by the coding sequence ATGAACAAACAAGCAGATTTAACTTTCAAAGATTTGCAATCTGAAATTAAGGAGCTCAGCTCGCGATTTAATCGTTTCAAGGATGATGATCTCTTCGTACTCTGGTTTCTGCGTGCCTACATTACAGAAACGGAGGAGGCGGCCGCTGATGCGATCACGGGAGGATCCAACGACAAAGGAGTTGATGCTCTGTTGGTTGATCACGCCGCTCAATGTGTGTTTGTAGTTCAGGGAAAATATAGACAGGCCCTAGGATCAAAGAGCGAGCCCCGGAGTGAGGTGATGGCATTTCTGGACCTTGCCGCTTTTTTGAACTCCTGGCCAGACAATGATTGCATGGCGTATTTAAAGACTGCGGACGAAGCAGTCGCAGAACGACTTCGCGAAGCCAGAAATGCTGTGCAGAAGCATGGCTACGACACGCGACTGTTTTTTGTTACTACTGGGAAAGTGAGCCCGACGGTTCGTGATGATGCCATGACGCAAGTCAGGCAAGTTTCTAAGAAAGCACGAATTGAAATTATCGACAGTCATCGAGCAATGCTGCTTTTCCGTGATTATCTTGACGGAGTCGCTCCCCCAATTCCGTCTGCTGACCTGGAGATGGAAGCTGGCGCTGGCATCCAAGTGAATGGCATTTCCCAGCGGTTCGACCATAACACAGGAGTCGAGTCTTGGGTATTTTCAATGCGTGGTGCCGCAGTTGCGGAGATTTTTGAGAAATCCGGCCTACGACTTTTTGCAAGAAACATTCGCGGGTACATGGGAGAGAAGACATCAGTAAACCAAGGAATGGTTGCGACGTTGGAGTCGGAGCCAGAGAAATTCTTTTTCTATAACAACGGAATTACCATAGTTTGCGATGCCGCCGAGAGAAAAGGAGCTCAGGGTAGAGATCTTTTGAGGGTAGACAATCCTCAGATTATCAACGGTCAGCAAACAACACGAACTCTCGCTGCACACGCGAAGCTCGCTGAGAAAGCGAGCGTTTTGGTAAAGGTGATTGTCGTGCCACGTGACAATAATCAAAGAGATGGATTTGATGGACTAATCTCTGCGATTGTTGCAGGAACTAACTGGCAAAATGCGATCAAGCAATCTGACTTGATGTCAAATGACCGTAGACAGATTGAGATCGAGCGAGCATTTCGCAAAGTTGGGTATATGTATTTGCGTAAACGGCAATCCAAAGGCGAGACGAGACGAGCAATCGGTCGCGGTCAGTATCGAGTGATCACCAAAGAAGAACTTGCCCAAGCTGTGGCCGGCTGTGAGTTGGATCCTACGATTATCCGGTCTGGTCGCGAAAAGCTTTTCTCTGAGCAATACTACAATACTGTGTTTCCGAACTCGGATGCTGACTTCTATCTTCCCAAGTATTGGTTGATGAGAGAAGTATCTTGGTCTTCAAAAGGTAAGCCAGAGAGAGCGTACGCGAAGTGGTTGGTGCTGAATTCACTTTGGACTCGAATTGAGCCTTTACTCCGTGGAGCTCACCGTTTGAGGTCGTTTCGAAAAATATGCGAGAGTCAGCTTCGAGACGGTGTTGTTCCACTAAGCAAGGTGATCGACCTGAGTTTCATTGAGGCGTTGCGATTCTTCAGGGATTCTCGTGGATCGGGAGAATCCGCGATTGATGTTTCTGCGTTCTTCAAAAGTCGGAAAGGGCTAGAGAAAGAATTCTCCAAGTTTATTAAAGCAGGTCCAGAAAGTCGTCGTAAAACATTCGAGAATGCACTCGTAGCGTTCAAAGCAGCTGTGGACAATTTCGAATCCTAG
- a CDS encoding recombinase family protein: MNRKKPEQDRRVIRCAIYTRKSTEERLDLELNSFDAQRDAAEAFIESQKSEGWVCLPNRYDDGGFSGSNLDRPAYNELMKDIEAGEIDCLVVYQVDRLSRSPSDLAHIMSVFEACGITFVSVTESK; this comes from the coding sequence ATGAATCGTAAAAAACCAGAACAGGATCGCCGAGTCATTCGCTGCGCGATCTACACACGCAAATCGACCGAGGAGCGATTGGATCTCGAACTCAACTCGTTCGATGCTCAGCGAGATGCGGCCGAGGCCTTCATCGAAAGCCAGAAATCCGAAGGCTGGGTCTGTTTGCCTAATCGCTATGACGACGGAGGTTTCTCAGGGAGCAACCTCGATCGACCTGCCTACAACGAGCTGATGAAGGATATCGAGGCAGGAGAGATCGACTGCTTGGTCGTCTACCAAGTTGACCGATTAAGTCGGTCTCCATCGGACCTCGCCCACATCATGAGCGTCTTCGAAGCCTGTGGGATAACCTTTGTCTCAGTCACGGAGTCCAAATGA
- the ltrA gene encoding group II intron reverse transcriptase/maturase produces the protein MEEVLSRSNMLQALSRVVGNKGAAGVDGVTVDELPGYCREHWERHREELFSGTYRPSPVRKVEIPKPGGKGMRMLGIPTVLDRLIQQALLQVLTRLYDPMFSDSSFGFRPGRSTHQALDRAKEHIASGHRWVVDMDLEKFFDRVNHDILMSRLARQIQDKRILKLIRLYLQAGIMEGGIVSPRSEGTPQGGPLSPLLSNVLLDELDKELERRGHKFVRYADDCNIYVRSHRAGERVLNGVERFLSEKLRLTVNRAKSAVDRPWNRKFLGYTFTHHHQPKFKVSPESVKRFKGRLREELRKARGRNVRTVLAQLQPVLIGWVSYYRKSEVKKTFEELDSWLRRKLRAIYWRQWKRPPKRARELTRLGIDRVRAWVCAGNGHGPWWNAGASHMNQALPTRHLTQLGLISLVQKGTELNRR, from the coding sequence ATGGAGGAGGTGCTAAGCCGCAGCAATATGTTGCAGGCGTTGAGCCGTGTTGTCGGTAATAAAGGAGCCGCAGGCGTTGATGGGGTGACCGTCGATGAACTGCCAGGCTACTGCCGAGAGCATTGGGAACGCCACCGGGAAGAACTGTTCAGCGGAACGTATCGTCCGAGCCCTGTGCGAAAGGTAGAAATACCTAAACCCGGTGGCAAAGGGATGCGCATGCTGGGCATACCGACAGTGCTAGATCGCTTGATCCAGCAAGCTTTACTGCAAGTGCTCACGAGGCTCTACGATCCAATGTTTTCGGATTCTAGCTTTGGGTTTCGCCCAGGCCGGAGTACGCATCAGGCGTTGGATCGTGCCAAGGAACACATTGCTTCAGGGCATCGCTGGGTTGTCGACATGGACTTGGAAAAGTTCTTCGATCGCGTCAATCACGACATCCTGATGAGTCGCCTTGCACGTCAGATCCAAGACAAACGCATCCTGAAACTGATCCGCTTGTATCTGCAAGCTGGCATCATGGAAGGCGGCATCGTGAGTCCACGCAGCGAGGGAACGCCGCAAGGCGGTCCCTTATCACCGCTTCTGTCCAACGTCCTGCTCGATGAGCTGGACAAGGAGCTGGAACGCCGAGGCCACAAATTCGTTCGCTACGCTGATGACTGTAACATTTACGTTCGCAGTCACCGCGCCGGTGAGCGAGTGCTTAATGGTGTCGAACGCTTCCTGAGCGAGAAACTGCGACTGACAGTGAATCGAGCCAAGAGTGCCGTGGACCGCCCCTGGAACCGCAAGTTCCTGGGCTATACGTTCACGCACCATCACCAACCGAAGTTTAAGGTGTCTCCTGAATCGGTCAAACGCTTCAAGGGTCGCCTACGCGAGGAACTCCGCAAGGCACGAGGTCGCAATGTGCGTACGGTGCTTGCTCAGTTGCAGCCGGTCCTGATCGGTTGGGTGTCGTACTACCGGAAGAGTGAAGTGAAGAAAACGTTCGAGGAACTTGATAGCTGGTTACGCAGGAAGTTACGCGCCATCTACTGGCGCCAATGGAAGCGTCCGCCCAAACGAGCCCGCGAACTGACTCGCCTTGGCATTGACCGCGTGCGAGCGTGGGTCTGTGCTGGCAATGGTCATGGCCCCTGGTGGAATGCTGGCGCTAGCCACATGAATCAGGCCCTGCCTACTCGCCACCTCACGCAACTTGGGCTGATAAGCCTCGTCCAGAAAGGCACTGAGCTGAATCGTCGTTAG
- a CDS encoding DUF2924 domain-containing protein, producing MSPDTKKKLIELSELPMRQLVSKYEDHFGEQCRSRNRRYIYRRLAWKLQADDEGGLSERTLLRANAIAGESLFRVTPPRAKKPTMEVARPANWDKRLPPPGHVIERTYKGKTLCITVLTDGFEYDGQQYKSLTAVARAITGSHCNGFLFFKLGQSK from the coding sequence ATGAGTCCTGATACGAAGAAGAAATTGATTGAGCTGTCCGAGCTTCCAATGCGACAGCTGGTTTCCAAGTACGAGGATCACTTCGGAGAGCAATGCCGTTCGAGAAACAGGCGTTACATCTACCGCCGACTTGCTTGGAAGCTGCAGGCCGATGATGAAGGCGGACTAAGCGAGCGTACGCTTCTCCGAGCCAACGCGATTGCGGGAGAGTCCCTCTTTCGAGTTACCCCGCCTCGAGCAAAGAAACCGACCATGGAGGTGGCTCGACCCGCCAATTGGGACAAACGGCTCCCACCCCCTGGCCATGTCATCGAGCGAACCTACAAGGGGAAGACCTTGTGCATCACGGTTCTAACCGATGGCTTTGAGTACGACGGGCAGCAGTACAAGTCGCTAACAGCCGTGGCGCGTGCGATCACCGGCTCCCATTGCAACGGCTTTCTCTTTTTCAAGTTAGGACAATCCAAATGA